From a single Bacillus pseudomycoides DSM 12442 genomic region:
- a CDS encoding EamA family transporter: protein MSSWLLFALLSAIAAALVSIFGKFGLEGIDANVATTIRSIIMALFMIGVIMIQGKFQNIGDVLMNKKALLFITLSGIAGASSWLFYFLALKTGKVSQVAPVDKLSVVFSIILAIIILGEKLNFMTGMGVVCITAGVLFIAFS from the coding sequence ATGAGTTCATGGCTATTATTCGCATTATTATCAGCAATTGCTGCAGCACTTGTATCCATTTTTGGAAAATTTGGTTTAGAAGGAATCGATGCCAATGTGGCAACAACTATCCGTTCAATCATCATGGCACTATTTATGATAGGTGTAATTATGATACAAGGTAAATTTCAAAATATTGGTGACGTTCTAATGAATAAAAAAGCACTGCTATTTATCACGTTAAGTGGTATAGCTGGTGCCTCATCATGGCTGTTTTATTTTCTCGCCTTAAAAACAGGAAAAGTTTCACAAGTTGCTCCTGTAGATAAATTAAGTGTTGTATTTTCAATTATTCTTGCAATAATTATATTAGGCGAAAAATTAAACTTCATGACTGGAATGGGTGTTGTATGTATTACAGCAGGTGTTCTCTTCATTGCTTTCAGCTAA